One stretch of Cololabis saira isolate AMF1-May2022 chromosome 15, fColSai1.1, whole genome shotgun sequence DNA includes these proteins:
- the tnfa gene encoding tumor necrosis factor a (TNF superfamily, member 2), giving the protein MEGECKVVLDAAVGTEVGKQTRTSCKTTTVLLAFTLCLAAAAAAVLLFNTHTKAGSRPDSRPEEDSFDLHHTLRQVSNVRAAIHLTGQRNTNLTTSVEWLSDVDDSHSQGGLKLKNNEIVIPRTGLYFVYSQASFQVSCGGNEDDASSAPMVHLSHTVKRWSSSFGNDDSEESFQTILHSIRTACQRTAGGDPDVDGYWYSAVYMGAVFNLRKGDRLKTLMEEKMLHLLEDDAGKTFFGVFAL; this is encoded by the exons ATGGAAGGTGAATGCAAAGTGGTTCTCGATGCTGCTGTCGGCACAGAAGTTGGGAAACAGACAAGAACAAGCTGTAAGACGACCACGGTCCTACTCGCCTTCACCCTCTGCCTGGCTGCCGCTGCCGCCGCTGTTCTGCTCTTCAACACTCACACCAAGGCCGGTTCCAGACCAGACTCCAGACCAGAAGAGGACAGTTTCG ATCTTCATCACACACTGAGACAAGTGTCAAACGTGAGAGCCGCCATCCACTTAACAG GGCAGCGCAATACCAACTTGACGACTTCGGTGGAGTGGCTGAGCGATGTGGATGACTCCCACTCTCAAGGAGGACTCAAGCTGAAGAACAACGAGATTGTGATTCCCCGCACCGGCCTCTACTTCGTTTACAGCCAAGCCTCCTTCCAGGTCAGCTGTGGTGGCAATGAGGACGATGCCAGCTCAGCACCCATGGTCCACCTGAGCCACACCGTGAAGCGCTGGTCCAGCTCCTTCGGGAACGACGACAGCGAGGAATCCTTCCAGACCATCTTGCACTCCATCCGAACGGCCTGCCAGAGGACGGCTGGCGGGGATCCGGATGTCGACGGGTACTGGTACTCGGCCGTGTACATGGGAGCAGTGTTCAACCTGAGGAAAGGGGACCGTCTGAAGACGCTAATGGAGGAGAAAATGCTGCATCTGCTGGAGGATGATGCGGGGAAGACTTTCTTTGGTGTGTTTGCTCTGTGA